The stretch of DNA GAGAACAATCAGTGCCCTGTACCCAGCAGGACCACATCTGCCTACAGATCCACAGCACTTCTGGGCCTTGACCATTCCCACATCCACTGAAATCCTGTTTCCAGTATTGCCTTTCACTGATCAAGTTTCTTGATGTAGCCATTTAGTTGTTGCTGGAGGGCTTTTATTAAGAACAGCAGAAGAGGCtgacaaaaaagcaaaagcttctCCTGCTAAGTTATGCTTTGTACAAGCACCATTCAAGGTTTGCAACATCTCTGTCCTGCCACGTAACAAATGCAATTTCCATGTTATACAAATCAATATTGAGGATGACTAAACATCACCACCACCTCCAACAGCAGCTGACTTATTTCAAGAGCTCTTCATTCAATTATTTTGTGACTTAAACCAAGCCCATTTGCCTCTTAAGATTGCAGGTCACAAGCAGACACttggcacagagctgcagcaacTCACCAGAGGGTTAATGCTCTTGTCAGACAAGTCATAATCAGTTGATGCATTGTTTTTGATCAGCTTTCCATCCTTGATTTGGTAACCTTGGCCAATCTTGTAAATCTAAAAACATAAAGTCTACTTAGCACAAGGCAGAAGAGCCTGTCATCAGATAAAATGTAAGGAATTTTACATAACCTCAGAGGAAAGAGTCTGCTACACTTAGAAAACACATGGCCATGCAAGAATTTTAGTTATCCAACATAAGCAACCATGACCACTGTCCCCAAGACAACATTCTAACAGACCAAAACAGCCCAAGCAGAGCTCCCCCACTCTGCTCACTGTCACAGAGCAAGTGACATCAGGCAGCTCTCGTCCTCCCCCAGCAGCTGAGAGACACCAACCTTCTTGTTGATCTCAGTGCGGTGGTGGTAGCCCTTCTGGCCCGCCCGGGCCACAGAGAAGGCCACGCGGGCAGGATGCCAGGCACCGATGCAGGCCACCTTGCGCAGGCCCCGGTGAGTCTTGCGCGGCAGCTTCTTGGTGTGCCAGCGGCTGGTGACACCTGCAAGGGACCAAAGCAGCCTGCTGTCAAGCTGAGATGTCACCAGAGTCTTCAACCACAGTTTAAGCTTCTACATCTTTTAAGCTGCAGTCCCCTCAGGCAACAAAGGGAAGCATAGACCCAGCATCCCAGGAATTAACATTTCCTGGTGAAGCTccctccctggctgtccctgggctgtgttctcaGAAGGAAGGCAGCATGGAATGACTCCTCATGGATGTCAGGCGCTGTGCCCAGCGCTCATTCCATGGTCTCATCATTGAACTGTGACAGCAGTATGGATTTACCTATCCAGCTCTTGGCACATGCACTTAAGAAAACTCAAGGCCAGGATCTCACTAAAAACTGTATCCTATCACAAAGAGAAGGACTTCCATGTGTTTACCTTTATATCCCTTGCCCTTGGTGACTCCAATGACATCTATCATCTCATCCTGGCCAAAGACTGTTGACACAGGCACTTGCTGTTCCAGCTTCTCCCGGGCCCAATCCACTTTCTCAGCAACAGTGCCACCATTCACCTGGATCTCCATCAGGTGAGACTTCTTCTGTCTCAGGGGGAGCAAGCGCATCTAGAACACAGAAAGCATAACATtcagctcctgctcttctcAAATGGACCCTGTATTAATAAGCCCAGCATCCTTTTAGCCCTGGCCGAatctatttttctaaaatgtaaaaCTTAAAGAAGGCCCTACAATAAGGGAGAAGGCTGTATAGTGGTTTGCAAGTCATTGCACCTGGAAGTTATAAACCACACACAGAAGCACAGAGTTCTGTAAACCCACAGCCATCAGCCAAATTCCACTGaagaacaagagacaagagGCAATAGTTTTAAACTGTAACAGGGTGGATTTAAATTGGACATAAGgaggattatttttattatgaggGTCATGAgtcactggcacaggctgcccagtaGAGCTCTGGATGCCCCACCCCTACAAGTGTTCagtcaggttggacagggacctggtctagtagaaagtgtccctgcccatagcatGGGAACTGGAcaatccttaaggtcccttccaacccaaacaattctgaTCCTTTGATAAAGCCTGCCACACTTAAGGCCACTTTGGGTTGGATCTCATTTACAGTTACTTCTGCTGTATTTAGTAGAGGGAACCAGTAAGAATATCAATAGAAGTTGCAACACTGTAGGAAATTAATTCTAGTAAAATCAGCCATCTTACTGCACTTAGAGCCAACTGAAAATTTAATGCATCTCCCAAGAAAGTTAGACTAAACACTGACAGCTGGGGAGACACCACATCACTCAGCAGAACACTCCCCGCAGCTGAGCAAGAGAAGCCACTGAAGTCTGAGTGCTTGCAATCCCAACAAAATGCAGCCTGAAACGATGCTGAGCACACAAACCCGAGTTCAATGTTGTCTGATTTTATTTGTAGCGGAAATAGAGTCCAAATCTACACAGAATTAGCAAATTACTGAGCCCAGAAAGTTTCTACTACAGCTCAGTCTCTTTCAGACACTCCTTCAAAATGAGACAGAGGTTGCCAAGGCTTCTCAAATATCctgtgagcacagctctgcagaaaatgaaattgtaaTGTGCTGAATGAACAGCATCAAGCTGCAGGGGAGGGCAGAAATCTCTCTACAGAGATGGAGAAGCCTGCTCTCTCAGAGGTTTCCAGAATAAATGAACCCACAGACACTTACCTGAGTGTGAGCCATAACTCTAATAACCTGGCAGTACTTCTTCATGCTATTGAAAtctttttccagctgctttttgcCCTCCTCATCTTGCCACTTCTTGCAGTATTTGGTGAAGGCCTTCTTCTTGGACTTGTGCcttcaggagcagagcagagacaaGGTTTGGCTAAGCCCTTCATCAATCCCCAGGAGAGTGGGGTGAGCGGAAGGAGTTGCCACCTCAGTTGGCTTTGGCTCATTGCCAGCTTCTAATGACTCTTTTCCACTGGCAAGCGGAGCCTGGAGCTCATCAGACAGTGGCAAAATTGCCAAAGCTGAGCGGAGCTGCCATGAATTCCAAAGCACATTAACATTCAcactacagaaaacaaaagactgTAAGAAGATGTCAAACaataacagaataaaaacagattttcaaagcAATTGTGAGGTGACTGTGATCTGCTTCAAAATAACCTAATTTCCCCCCCTTGTCTGGCCAACAGCAAGGTCGTTACTAAAACACCCTTGAGAACTTTATTGCTCCACTCTGACGACTTTTCAGTCTGCCAAGTTCATAAACAGGCTGGAAGCTCCAGACACGCTGGAGCCACACTTGGGCAAACGCACACAGCAACAGTGCCTGGAACAGCAATCTCAAGTGACACTTGTCTTCCCCTTTCCTGAGAAAACAGGGCTACAGTCAGGACTCGACACTCAACAACAAGCGCCAGAGGCGATTTCCTTATGTCCGCCCGTCGAAGTATCATCACGTGTAGCCTGTTAAGGAGCTCTCAGGCCAAACCCAAAGTCACCACACCCACACCAAGAAGGGCACTACCTAAAGTTATGCTGCCACCCTCACGGAGCCATTCCATCAAATCTAAACACTAACTGCTAAAAAGCTGTGCTAGGAACATTGCAACCCAGCAGTAAAAAATATGAACCACGACCTGAGACCAGTCAAGGCCCTGCTCTCTCACCAGTTCTTGTAGAAGCGGCGCTTGCACTCATCACTGATGTGCTCGGCAAAGACGGTCTTGAAGCTACGGAGACCACGAGGAGTCTGCACGTATCCCACGATGCCCACGATGACCATGGGAGGAGTCTCTATAATAGTGACTGCCTCCACCACCTCCTTCTTGTTCACCTCTGGATGGAAACAGAAATGCAGCACAATTAATTCCAGCAGGAACTCTTCTAACACCACCTGTTTTTTCTCACTCCCAAGTCCTCC from Poecile atricapillus isolate bPoeAtr1 chromosome Z, bPoeAtr1.hap1, whole genome shotgun sequence encodes:
- the LOC131592941 gene encoding large ribosomal subunit protein uL3; this translates as MSHRKFSAPRHGSLGFLPRKRSSRHRGKVKSFPKDDPSKPVHLTAFLGYKAGMTHIVREVDRPGSKVNKKEVVEAVTIIETPPMVIVGIVGYVQTPRGLRSFKTVFAEHISDECKRRFYKNWHKSKKKAFTKYCKKWQDEEGKKQLEKDFNSMKKYCQVIRVMAHTQMRLLPLRQKKSHLMEIQVNGGTVAEKVDWAREKLEQQVPVSTVFGQDEMIDVIGVTKGKGYKGVTSRWHTKKLPRKTHRGLRKVACIGAWHPARVAFSVARAGQKGYHHRTEINKKIYKIGQGYQIKDGKLIKNNASTDYDLSDKSINPLGGFVHYGEVTNDFIMVKGCVVGTKKRVLTLRKSLLVQTKRRALEKIDLKFIDTTSKFGHGRFQTAEEKKAFMGPLKKDRIAKEEAA